In a single window of the Synechococcales cyanobacterium T60_A2020_003 genome:
- a CDS encoding phycobiliprotein lyase — MTVTSRLAETIGDPLIAHFFRRSSGQWRSERRYYTLPDGDAKEMVSQIQIRFLEQGCPELIELAQLHEISDELIMTCGAEVSWDSVDSISGRRQSRGSTLFGAHGSLLYRDRGFATPNPVTAAYYFTNPETLCLRTEYNGSVFEEELKLIGTHYRTRQTIISRLGEQQMIGQYLEKRL; from the coding sequence GTGACCGTAACCTCTCGTCTCGCGGAAACAATTGGTGACCCATTAATTGCACACTTCTTCCGACGGTCCTCAGGGCAATGGCGGTCTGAACGTCGTTACTACACCCTGCCGGATGGCGATGCCAAGGAAATGGTCAGCCAGATCCAGATCCGCTTTTTGGAGCAAGGCTGTCCAGAGTTGATTGAGTTAGCCCAACTTCACGAGATCTCTGATGAACTGATCATGACCTGCGGGGCAGAGGTGTCTTGGGATAGCGTCGATTCAATCTCGGGGCGGCGGCAGTCTAGAGGTTCTACATTGTTTGGCGCCCATGGTTCACTTTTATATCGCGATCGCGGCTTTGCAACGCCTAACCCGGTCACAGCCGCTTATTATTTCACCAACCCAGAAACCCTTTGTTTGCGTACAGAGTACAATGGCTCAGTTTTTGAAGAAGAACTCAAACTGATTGGTACGCACTATCGCACTCGCCAAACAATCATTTCGCGTTTGGGCGAACAGCAGATGATTGGACAGTACTTAGAAAAGCGACTGTAG